In one Alnus glutinosa chromosome 12, dhAlnGlut1.1, whole genome shotgun sequence genomic region, the following are encoded:
- the LOC133852574 gene encoding probable serine/threonine-protein kinase PBL25 codes for MSGAPNMENWNIQLCWSAHDLTWARPPYPASTVSKSPILVVCAEIKKQKAASETKNKEQINQVQNGNIAAQTFNFRELATATNNFRQECLLGEGGFGRVFKGKLQASGQVVAVKQLDRNGLKGNKEFLVEVLTLSVLRHENLVNLVGYCADGDQRLLVYEYMSGGSLEDRLLDVGEDQKPLTWFARIKIAFGAAKGLEYLHDKANPPVIYRDLKSSNILLDEDFNPKLSDFGLAKLGPLGDKMHISSRVMCTYGYCAPEYTRTGHLTLRSDVYSFGVVLLELISGRRAIDNTRPVEEQNLVAWAQSLFRDPKRFPEMADPLLKKQFPEKDLHQAVAIAAMCLQEEEAVRPLMSDVVTTLSFLSATSLENIPAPLPPPTTPSQRENYKDHHDQDSSDDGSPDVEDRGGGIGSDGEDEHRGSVIIEVKDWLSSSSNESGERSSRDGRASSRHKGSFRSHEGISVSSRHGSSEITGGKGSASSRKSSKRRSRKSSDGSVFSGDNGSRESQDRSDPSRCNSSRGSKNGNICAYLDHNSISGSQNGR; via the exons atgtcgggaGCTCCGAATATGGAGAACTGGAACATCCAGTTGTGCTGGTCTGCCcatgatctgacgtgggcacggccaccgtacccggcatCAACAGTCT CTAAATCTCCAATATTGGTAGTCTGTGCAGAGATTAAGAAACAAAAGGCAGCTTctgaaaccaaaaacaaagagcAAATTAACCAAGTTCAAAATGGAAATATTGCAGCACAAACTTTTAATTTCCGTGAGCTAGCCACTGCGACAAACAATTTCCGTCAAGAATGTCTATTGGGCGAAGGTGGATTTGGAAGGGTCTTTAAGGGAAAGCTTCAGGCAAGCGGGCAG GTGGTGGCCGTGAAGCAGCTTGACAGAAACGGATTGAAAGGAAACAAGGAATTTCTTGTGGAGGTTTTGACGCTAAGCGTCCTACGCCATGAAAATCTGGTCAATCTCGTAGGATACTGTGCTGATGGAGATCAACGGCTTTTGGTGTATGAATACATGTCAGGGGGTTCTTTAGAAGACCGTCTTCTTG ATGTTGGAGAAGATCAAAAACCATTAACTTGGTTTGCAAGAATAAAAATAGCATTCGGTGCCGCTAAAGGATTAGAGTACTTGCATGATAAAGCCAATCCACCAGTAATATATCGTGATTTAAAATCCTCAAACATCTTGTTGGATGAAGATTTTAACCCAAAACTATCTGATTTTGGTCTTGCCAAACTTGGCCCTCTTGGAGATAAGATGCACATATCGTCAAGGGTGATGTGCACGTACGGCTATTGTGCTCCAGAGTATACAAGAACAGGCCATCTAACATTGAGGTCAGATGTATACAGTTTTGGAGTTGTTTTACTCGAGCTCATCAGCGGAAGAAGAGCCATTGACAACACGAGACCAGTTGAAGAGCAAAATCTAGTTGCATGG GCACAATCCTTATTCAGGGACCCAAAAAGGTTTCCAGAAATGGCGGATCCGCTTCTTAAAAAGCAATTCCCTGAAAAAGATCTGCACCAAGCAGTTGCAATAGCAGCCATGTGTCTGCAAGAGGAAGAAGCAGTCCGTCCCTTGATGAGTGATGTTGTAACTACTCTAAGTTTTCTTTCTGCAACTTCATTGGAGAACATCCCTGCTCCTCTTCCGCCCCCCACCACTCCTTCACAACGCGAAAATTATAAGGATCATCACGACCAAGACAGCTCAGACGATGGCAGTCCAGATGTTGAAGATCGTGGGGGTGGAATTGGCTCAGATGGTGAAGATGAACACCGTGGAAGTGTAATTATAGAGGTAAAAGACTGGCTTTCCAGCTCAAGCAACGAAAGCGGCGAGAGATCATCACGTGACGGAAGAGCTTCCTCAAGGCACAAAGGCAGCTTTAGATCACATGAAGGAATTAGTGTGTCGTCAAGACATGGAAGCAGCGAGATAACTGGAGGAAAAGGAAGTGCTTCTAGCCGCAAAAGCAGCAAgagaagaagcagaaaatctAGTGATGGAAGTGTTTTTTCAGGCGACAACGGCAGTAGGGAATCACAGGATAGAAGTGATCCTTCCCGTTGCAATAGTAGCAGGGGATCTAAAAATGGGAATATTTGTGCTTACTTAGACCATAACAGCATCAGCGGATCCCAAAATGGGAGATAA